From a single Syntrophobacterales bacterium genomic region:
- a CDS encoding stage 0 sporulation protein: MKSCYIKIDRLTGVIEVQVPDDVKIGDHVKADLEKGHCLALVVTEPVDSSKEGLKKITAKATDTEVAQYFSLKEKENYAFTLCKQKIKDMNLPMKLLWAEYLFGGTKLLFYFVSENRVDFRELVKELAKEFKIRIELRQVGVRDEAKIIGGLGNCGNVCCCRKFLSNFSIVSIKMVKEQGLALNPNKISGICGRLMCCLSYEYEMYVGYKKNFPKLGKRVTVAQGEGKVIKHNTLNSTFTVELDGGKEVILTAKDIIKPDQSAGGDSQRQQPKK, encoded by the coding sequence ATGAAGAGTTGCTATATAAAGATCGACAGGCTGACAGGTGTGATTGAGGTACAGGTTCCTGACGATGTGAAAATCGGAGATCACGTGAAAGCCGACCTTGAGAAAGGCCATTGCCTTGCGCTGGTTGTTACCGAACCGGTCGATTCATCTAAGGAAGGATTGAAAAAAATCACGGCAAAGGCGACGGATACCGAGGTAGCCCAGTACTTTTCTTTAAAAGAAAAGGAGAATTACGCATTCACCCTCTGCAAACAGAAGATCAAAGATATGAATCTCCCCATGAAGCTCCTGTGGGCAGAGTATCTTTTCGGCGGAACGAAGCTCCTTTTCTACTTTGTGTCTGAAAACAGGGTAGATTTCAGAGAACTGGTAAAAGAACTCGCAAAGGAATTCAAGATCAGGATAGAATTGAGGCAGGTAGGCGTCAGAGATGAGGCAAAGATTATCGGCGGCCTCGGTAACTGCGGGAATGTGTGCTGCTGCAGAAAATTTCTCAGCAATTTTTCCATAGTCTCCATAAAGATGGTAAAGGAACAAGGTCTCGCCCTGAATCCGAATAAAATATCAGGAATCTGTGGAAGGCTTATGTGTTGTCTCTCTTATGAATATGAAATGTACGTTGGCTACAAGAAAAACTTCCCCAAGCTCGGAAAGAGGGTAACCGTGGCGCAGGGGGAAGGCAAAGTGATAAAGCACAACACCTTGAACTCCACCTTTACGGTTGAACTGGACGGCGGAAAAGAAGTGATTCTGACCGCAAAGGACATAATAAAACCGGACCAATCTGCAGGAGGCGACAGTCAACGGCAACAGCCAAAAAAGTGA
- the holB gene encoding DNA polymerase III subunit delta', which translates to MGFDSVIGHTWQKKLLRSLLAKERLPHAFLFTGQEGIGKRKFAIEFIKHMMCEKGTGCDNCRPCIKLEHGSHPDLMIVEGVESIGISQSRMISKEVSEQPYEAKVRAIVIDGADTMTPEATNALLKTLEEPPPNNVFFLISSSEKDILLTIRSRCVRVPFSPLNQSDVEEYFANVLRMEKEKARLISSQSYGSIGLGLFWTEDDNLLLRRKLGELITGKKRSFVESTAISERLSKNNRGLNLYLSFLLSFFRDLYLAAHERGSAQIINSDLRDLMDHETADLPWIERSIKKIQETMFNMRYNINKWLLFENMLLHIMR; encoded by the coding sequence ATGGGATTCGATAGCGTCATCGGCCACACCTGGCAAAAAAAGCTGCTCCGGTCGCTTCTTGCGAAAGAACGTCTGCCCCACGCATTTCTTTTCACCGGGCAGGAAGGCATAGGAAAGCGAAAATTCGCCATTGAATTCATAAAACATATGATGTGCGAAAAAGGTACGGGATGCGACAATTGCCGTCCCTGCATCAAACTTGAACATGGTTCTCATCCCGACCTTATGATTGTTGAAGGCGTCGAATCTATAGGGATCAGCCAGTCGAGAATGATAAGCAAGGAAGTGAGCGAACAGCCATACGAAGCAAAAGTGAGAGCTATTGTGATAGACGGGGCTGACACAATGACCCCGGAAGCGACAAATGCCCTCCTGAAGACACTTGAGGAGCCACCACCCAACAACGTATTTTTCCTCATATCCTCTTCGGAAAAGGACATCCTCCTGACTATAAGGTCCCGCTGTGTCCGGGTGCCATTCAGCCCCCTCAATCAGAGTGACGTTGAAGAGTACTTCGCGAATGTGCTCCGGATGGAGAAAGAAAAGGCCAGGTTGATCTCCTCCCAATCATACGGAAGCATAGGTCTGGGCCTCTTCTGGACGGAAGACGACAACCTCCTCCTCAGACGCAAACTGGGCGAACTGATTACGGGAAAAAAGAGAAGCTTCGTCGAATCAACCGCCATATCGGAGCGGCTATCCAAAAACAATAGGGGCCTTAACCTCTACCTTTCCTTCCTCCTTTCCTTTTTCCGCGATCTCTATCTCGCGGCCCACGAAAGAGGTTCTGCTCAAATTATAAACTCGGACCTGAGAGACCTGATGGACCATGAGACGGCCGATCTGCCGTGGATAGAACGCTCCATCAAAAAGATACAGGAAACCATGTTCAATATGAGGTATAATATTAACAAGTGGTTGCTTTTTGAAAATATGTTGCTCCATATAATGAGGTAG
- the tmk gene encoding dTMP kinase, whose amino-acid sequence MLIAFEGIEGSGKSTQAELLNNYLVSKGHTVVRTREPGGSPLGEALRKVLLQRDMNIFPFSELLVFMAMRAQHVDEVILPALQEQKIVLCDRFVDATYAYQGYGRSIDLGIIETLNRLVTKGIRPNLTILLDVDVETGLTRKALHATMDRFEKEALSFHQKIRDAYLKLSKEDPGRFLVVNGGLEQSAIQDIIRQKVETLINNYGIR is encoded by the coding sequence ATGTTAATTGCATTCGAAGGTATAGAGGGAAGCGGCAAGTCAACGCAGGCTGAGCTTCTAAATAATTATCTTGTGTCGAAAGGGCATACCGTGGTACGGACCAGAGAGCCAGGCGGCTCGCCTCTGGGGGAGGCATTACGGAAGGTACTCCTTCAAAGGGACATGAATATTTTCCCTTTTTCCGAACTTCTTGTGTTTATGGCCATGAGAGCGCAACACGTGGATGAAGTAATTCTTCCTGCCCTCCAAGAGCAAAAGATAGTGCTGTGCGACAGGTTCGTGGATGCCACATATGCGTATCAGGGTTACGGACGAAGTATTGACCTGGGTATCATCGAAACCCTGAACAGACTTGTCACCAAAGGCATCAGACCTAACCTGACGATTCTCCTTGATGTGGACGTTGAAACCGGACTCACGAGAAAAGCTCTGCACGCCACTATGGATCGTTTTGAAAAGGAGGCCCTTTCTTTCCATCAAAAGATAAGGGACGCATATTTGAAACTGTCGAAGGAGGATCCCGGGAGATTCCTCGTGGTGAACGGCGGCTTGGAACAGTCCGCGATACAGGACATCATCAGGCAAAAAGTTGAAACACTGATCAACAATTATGGGATTCGATAG
- the efp gene encoding elongation factor P yields the protein MMVVSTSEFRKGLRILVENEPFVIVEFQHVKPGKGGAFVRTRLKSLVSGNVLDRTYRSGDKADVPELEEREMQFLYKESSNYYFMDQNTYDQMFIDEKQLGDARYYLKEGLVIQVLIYQGKTIGVEVPNFVTLAITQTEPGIRGDTAQNATKPAMLETGYTIQVPLFVEQGETVKIDTRTGQYMERVK from the coding sequence ATGATGGTAGTTTCCACATCGGAGTTTAGAAAAGGCTTGAGAATTCTGGTAGAGAATGAGCCCTTCGTCATAGTCGAGTTCCAGCACGTCAAACCTGGGAAAGGAGGCGCGTTTGTCAGGACAAGACTCAAGAGTCTTGTTTCGGGAAATGTGCTTGACCGGACTTACCGCTCGGGAGACAAAGCCGACGTCCCGGAACTTGAGGAAAGAGAAATGCAGTTTCTCTACAAAGAAAGCAGCAACTATTACTTCATGGATCAGAATACTTATGATCAGATGTTCATCGACGAAAAACAGTTGGGAGATGCGAGGTATTACCTCAAAGAAGGACTCGTCATACAGGTACTCATATACCAGGGAAAGACAATAGGGGTGGAGGTACCCAATTTTGTCACTCTTGCCATCACTCAGACCGAGCCAGGCATCAGAGGAGACACAGCGCAGAACGCCACAAAGCCGGCCATGCTCGAAACGGGGTATACGATCCAGGTCCCTCTCTTTGTGGAGCAGGGCGAGACAGTCAAGATTGATACGAGAACAGGGCAGTACATGGAAAGAGTTAAGTAG
- a CDS encoding aminopeptidase P family protein, with amino-acid sequence MRDKRIGLVAQIIDEAGLDACILKGMDNIFYLTGFRGSEGSLLVTHEDVLLLTDFRYITHAMEVTKGIQVLEVQQKINSLPRLCDKYGIRKMGFDSAHTTYDMYARWTETLGNVELVPLNKIETIRAIKDPEEIETIKKAIRISTDAFTEVYERIKPGRTEKEIANELEYTMKRLGADCPSFNTIVASGPRAALPHAEPTDRELKDGEAVIIDFGAQVDSYCSDETCTITLGKVNGKIDKIYSIVREAKDLGLDSIRAGMPAKELDMIVRGFIDRKGYGDFFRHGVGHGVGVAVHEAPAVNYMSESLIEPNMVLTIEPGIYIPHLGGVRLEDMVLIEENRTTVLTHIRKDMLSVRS; translated from the coding sequence ATGAGAGATAAGAGAATAGGCCTGGTAGCACAGATAATCGACGAAGCGGGCCTTGATGCCTGTATCCTGAAGGGCATGGATAATATATTTTATCTTACGGGGTTCAGGGGTTCCGAGGGTTCTCTTCTGGTGACACACGAGGATGTTCTGCTGCTTACCGATTTCCGGTACATTACCCACGCCATGGAGGTGACAAAAGGTATCCAGGTCCTTGAAGTGCAGCAGAAGATCAACTCCCTCCCAAGATTATGCGACAAGTACGGCATCCGTAAAATGGGTTTTGACAGCGCCCATACTACTTATGATATGTACGCACGGTGGACTGAGACTCTGGGGAATGTGGAACTCGTGCCCCTAAACAAGATTGAGACGATAAGAGCCATTAAAGACCCGGAAGAGATTGAGACGATAAAGAAGGCGATACGGATCTCAACTGATGCCTTTACTGAGGTCTATGAGAGAATAAAGCCCGGGAGGACTGAAAAGGAGATCGCCAACGAGTTGGAGTACACCATGAAGCGGCTTGGAGCCGATTGTCCGTCTTTTAACACAATCGTTGCATCCGGGCCACGGGCGGCCCTGCCCCATGCAGAACCCACCGACAGGGAGCTTAAGGACGGGGAGGCGGTAATAATCGACTTCGGAGCCCAGGTGGACAGCTATTGCAGCGATGAGACATGTACCATAACCTTGGGCAAAGTAAATGGTAAGATTGATAAGATATATTCCATAGTAAGAGAGGCAAAAGACCTCGGCTTGGATAGCATCAGAGCAGGCATGCCGGCAAAGGAGCTTGATATGATAGTCAGGGGCTTCATTGACCGGAAGGGCTATGGTGATTTTTTCAGGCACGGAGTCGGACACGGAGTCGGGGTAGCGGTTCACGAAGCCCCGGCCGTCAACTATATGTCGGAAAGTCTCATTGAGCCGAACATGGTTTTGACCATTGAGCCGGGAATATATATACCTCATTTGGGTGGCGTAAGGCTTGAGGATATGGTACTTATAGAAGAGAATAGAACTACGGTTCTTACTCATATTCGAAAAGATATGCTGAGCGTGAGGTCGTAA
- a CDS encoding glycosyltransferase family 39 protein, with product MKTEQPNSLIAPIRPWSSRDWVFFILVAMAGAILLLSGLSVRSLWGSEGRWAVIVREMLSTGNYFLPTINGEVYFDKPLLSYWIIALFASPGGVTEAVSRLPSAFAGVAAVLVTFSIGRRLFDTRTAVLSGGLLLTSIMYILWSKTASAELLNVLSIWLMLWAFVTGGVDGKLTKLILLYCFGAVSAFLKGPVAPAVGFSVIGFYSLVMLLTPFATRKPSFQNVPRAFLIHFKWIISWQGLISILASLLLFAALLLAPVIITGSWQSVELMWRENFLRFFRPFDHVEPPYVYLKYTLLFFLPWTLLLIGALWHAKEWLANRANWWTPLAGLAIFLFFTASGSRRSYYILPLVPALALITGKALTDWLARPVQDSSRTMNAAALATAALPSLAGMALLCSYFIKEMPHHLAQILVGILAIIGSLSAIFLLKKRRRLHGLILLFLLVFGVELWSFTGGMAAMEEMRTFRVFCREAAAELKGIPDSRLALFPGGDSSLIFYLNRGRLRTLGGVEDVAKFRKEFPDGFIISESKMVQSLLRENPAFQDLVTVLAQVKEPRSKKEKRLLLMRFAAK from the coding sequence ATGAAGACAGAGCAGCCTAATTCCCTTATCGCGCCCATAAGACCTTGGTCGAGCCGCGATTGGGTCTTTTTTATTCTTGTGGCAATGGCAGGCGCAATTCTCTTGCTTTCCGGCCTCTCTGTGAGATCGCTCTGGGGGTCTGAAGGGCGATGGGCGGTGATTGTCAGGGAAATGCTCTCCACCGGGAACTACTTCCTCCCCACCATCAACGGTGAGGTTTATTTCGATAAACCCCTGCTAAGCTATTGGATAATAGCTCTTTTTGCTTCCCCAGGAGGAGTCACAGAGGCAGTCTCGCGCCTTCCAAGTGCCTTTGCCGGGGTCGCGGCAGTACTGGTTACCTTCTCCATAGGGAGGAGGCTTTTCGATACCAGAACTGCGGTGCTGTCTGGAGGACTCCTTCTCACATCAATTATGTACATCCTTTGGTCAAAGACCGCTTCCGCCGAGCTTCTAAACGTATTGAGCATATGGCTCATGCTATGGGCATTCGTGACGGGCGGTGTGGACGGGAAACTTACAAAACTCATCCTCCTTTATTGTTTTGGGGCAGTTTCAGCATTCCTCAAGGGACCGGTAGCGCCTGCCGTCGGTTTTTCGGTCATCGGATTCTACAGCCTGGTCATGCTCCTTACTCCCTTTGCCACGCGTAAGCCCTCCTTCCAGAATGTGCCGAGAGCATTTCTCATCCATTTCAAATGGATAATATCCTGGCAGGGTCTGATCTCCATACTGGCGTCCCTCTTGTTGTTTGCCGCTTTACTCCTCGCGCCTGTAATCATAACTGGATCGTGGCAATCCGTGGAACTTATGTGGAGAGAAAATTTCCTTCGCTTCTTCAGACCTTTCGACCACGTAGAACCCCCTTATGTATATCTGAAATATACCCTTCTGTTCTTCCTGCCCTGGACACTTTTGCTTATCGGAGCCTTGTGGCATGCTAAAGAGTGGCTGGCTAACCGGGCTAACTGGTGGACACCTCTCGCGGGACTCGCGATATTTCTTTTCTTTACCGCTTCTGGTTCGCGGAGAAGCTACTACATCCTGCCTCTTGTACCAGCCCTTGCATTGATCACGGGAAAAGCCCTGACGGACTGGCTGGCAAGACCGGTTCAGGACAGCTCGCGCACCATGAATGCGGCGGCTCTCGCCACTGCAGCATTACCAAGCCTTGCAGGTATGGCTCTGCTCTGCAGTTATTTCATTAAAGAGATGCCTCACCATCTCGCTCAAATCTTAGTGGGTATTCTGGCGATAATCGGGAGCCTATCAGCCATCTTCCTTTTGAAAAAAAGAAGGCGCCTTCATGGCCTCATACTCCTCTTTCTTCTCGTCTTCGGCGTAGAGCTTTGGAGTTTCACCGGAGGTATGGCGGCCATGGAGGAAATGCGTACGTTCCGTGTGTTTTGCCGTGAGGCAGCGGCTGAGCTGAAAGGGATTCCCGATAGCAGGTTAGCTCTTTTCCCCGGCGGAGATTCCTCTCTCATCTTCTATTTGAACAGGGGCCGCCTGAGAACTCTGGGCGGTGTCGAGGATGTGGCAAAATTCCGGAAGGAATTCCCCGACGGCTTCATAATAAGTGAATCGAAGATGGTGCAATCGCTTCTGCGAGAAAACCCTGCATTTCAGGATCTGGTCACCGTTCTGGCTCAGGTAAAAGAACCTCGCAGCAAAAAAGAGAAAAGGCTGCTGCTTATGAGATTTGCGGCAAAATAG
- the serA gene encoding phosphoglycerate dehydrogenase has protein sequence MKQFKVLVTDNIAQEGVDILEQDGDIDIDMQVGIKNDELKKIVGEYDAIITRSGTTVTGDLLANPGKLKIIGRAGVGVDNIDIETASKKGIIVINAPTGNTLAATELTLGIMLSATRKIPLANDSLKAGKWDRKRFMGIELFNKTLGIVGLGRIGTNVAVRARSFGMKIVAYDPYIKKSKAEAVGAVLRDSLVDLLKEADIVTFHTPLTSATRNMITAKEISIMKDGVIFVNCARGGIVNENDLYDGLVSGKILAAGVDVFEHEPPRNNKFLELENVIVTPHIGANTKEGQKAVSVIIAEQVANALHERPYLNGVNIPFMQSLLPDHARLYFKLVEKMGRLAAQIVKGRPEEIKVVMVGKNFEEDLCERKFDVPFSYQPFTIGALKGFLDVSLKESVTFVNAPYLAKDRGIVVVEAKTDQYDTFNDLVLFVLKTDEEEISIAGTVFADKLGRIVLLNRFHLDMVPEGTFLECRIIDRPGIIGRVGTILGSHGINIAGLCVSRPISGEEVAFVSVDSPIDNDVLEDIRTIDGMIETKVIDL, from the coding sequence ATGAAACAGTTTAAAGTGCTTGTCACTGATAACATCGCTCAGGAAGGTGTCGACATTCTGGAACAGGACGGCGATATTGACATTGATATGCAGGTCGGAATAAAGAATGATGAGCTCAAGAAGATCGTGGGAGAATACGACGCGATCATTACGAGAAGCGGCACTACGGTAACAGGCGATCTCCTGGCAAACCCAGGGAAATTAAAGATCATAGGGCGGGCCGGAGTCGGAGTGGACAATATAGATATCGAGACGGCAAGCAAGAAAGGGATTATTGTGATAAACGCCCCGACCGGAAATACCCTTGCGGCCACGGAGCTTACCCTTGGGATAATGCTTTCCGCAACCCGCAAAATACCTTTGGCGAACGATTCACTGAAGGCGGGAAAATGGGACAGGAAGAGATTTATGGGGATTGAACTCTTCAATAAAACCTTGGGAATAGTAGGTTTAGGCAGGATAGGGACCAATGTGGCTGTAAGGGCGAGAAGTTTCGGTATGAAGATTGTTGCCTACGACCCTTATATAAAGAAGAGTAAGGCCGAAGCCGTGGGCGCCGTTCTTCGTGACAGTCTTGTCGATCTCCTGAAGGAAGCGGATATCGTAACGTTCCATACGCCTCTTACGTCTGCCACAAGGAATATGATTACCGCAAAAGAGATCTCCATAATGAAAGATGGTGTAATTTTTGTCAACTGCGCCAGAGGCGGAATTGTAAACGAAAACGATCTTTATGACGGACTGGTATCGGGTAAGATACTTGCGGCAGGGGTTGATGTCTTTGAGCACGAGCCTCCCCGCAATAATAAGTTCCTTGAGCTTGAGAATGTGATCGTAACACCACATATAGGCGCCAATACGAAGGAGGGGCAGAAAGCCGTTTCTGTTATCATCGCAGAACAGGTGGCCAATGCTCTCCACGAAAGACCATATCTCAACGGTGTGAATATTCCATTCATGCAGTCCCTTCTTCCCGACCATGCCCGGCTCTATTTTAAGCTCGTTGAGAAGATGGGCAGGCTTGCCGCTCAAATAGTGAAAGGCAGACCGGAAGAGATTAAGGTTGTGATGGTGGGAAAAAACTTCGAGGAAGACCTTTGTGAGAGAAAATTTGACGTGCCTTTCAGCTACCAGCCTTTCACTATCGGCGCCTTAAAAGGCTTCCTTGACGTGAGCCTCAAGGAGTCGGTCACCTTTGTCAATGCCCCGTACCTTGCGAAGGATAGGGGTATCGTCGTGGTTGAGGCCAAAACGGATCAGTATGACACGTTCAATGACCTCGTACTCTTTGTTCTGAAGACGGATGAGGAAGAGATAAGCATCGCGGGAACCGTTTTTGCCGACAAATTGGGGAGGATCGTACTTCTGAATCGTTTCCACTTAGATATGGTGCCTGAAGGGACCTTTCTTGAATGCAGGATTATCGACCGGCCCGGTATCATAGGCAGAGTGGGGACAATCCTCGGAAGCCACGGTATAAACATAGCAGGATTATGTGTTTCGCGTCCCATAAGCGGAGAAGAGGTCGCCTTTGTATCAGTCGACAGTCCAATCGACAATGACGTCCTTGAGGATATCCGGACGATCGACGGAATGATCGAAACTAAAGTAATTGACCTTTAA